From Sporosarcina sp. Marseille-Q4943, the proteins below share one genomic window:
- a CDS encoding ParB/RepB/Spo0J family partition protein: protein MQDLKKLIGQSIMETDETRPLFIKNKEKMYKVLIIPLDLCHYNDNNGRISTYISKHLFSGGKLEKNDLEAYNKVLERFIYDSNPNALDKTKKNIQLVGQLEPGVVLNDGRIIDGNRRFTALRKLKAEGAKDIYFKAILLDQSEGIDDKDIKKLELQLQHGKEKPVEYNPIDNLVDIFRDLVENKLFTIEEYVQYVNKPISDVKKMVKRSVLMDQFLQYINAEKQYYIVRDWEFDTIFQDILNIIERQLKGIDVITILDAKSDNKSEVQEYLRIRNTLFTTALSGRMLKTNVQTKQRRSDDLSRYIRDIGKHVIDTDKKDRYLEEMEDFVDDIYDTLHDHDQLDDKTLQKVSKDIESTQQVIVTKGEDYIEHGQLTNVQTKPVTIMNKVLNSFEQLDYIQLKYMDNEMEQDFLTLYNKLKAEMEKIEEALRV, encoded by the coding sequence ATGCAAGATTTAAAGAAACTTATTGGCCAGTCTATTATGGAAACTGATGAAACGCGTCCACTCTTTATTAAGAATAAAGAGAAAATGTATAAGGTGTTAATCATTCCACTAGATTTATGCCATTATAACGATAATAATGGTCGTATTTCAACGTACATTAGCAAGCATTTATTTAGCGGCGGAAAATTAGAAAAAAACGATCTTGAGGCTTATAACAAAGTATTAGAGCGGTTTATCTATGATTCTAATCCGAACGCCTTGGACAAAACCAAAAAAAATATTCAACTAGTCGGTCAGCTTGAACCAGGTGTTGTTCTAAATGATGGCCGCATTATTGATGGCAATCGCCGTTTTACAGCACTTCGTAAATTGAAAGCAGAGGGTGCAAAAGATATTTACTTTAAGGCGATCTTATTAGACCAGTCTGAAGGCATTGACGATAAAGATATTAAAAAGCTTGAGTTGCAGCTACAGCATGGTAAAGAAAAGCCAGTAGAGTATAATCCGATTGATAACTTAGTCGACATTTTTCGTGACCTTGTTGAAAACAAGCTCTTTACAATTGAAGAGTACGTCCAATATGTGAATAAACCGATAAGTGACGTTAAGAAAATGGTTAAGCGTTCCGTTTTAATGGACCAGTTTTTACAATACATTAATGCAGAAAAACAATATTACATTGTACGAGATTGGGAATTCGATACGATTTTCCAAGACATTCTAAACATTATTGAACGCCAACTAAAAGGCATCGATGTTATTACAATATTAGATGCTAAAAGTGACAATAAAAGCGAAGTACAAGAATACCTCCGGATTCGTAATACCTTGTTTACGACTGCACTTTCAGGTAGGATGCTGAAAACAAATGTTCAAACGAAGCAACGACGGAGTGATGACCTGTCTCGTTATATTAGAGATATCGGGAAGCATGTTATCGATACGGATAAAAAGGATAGATACCTTGAAGAAATGGAAGACTTTGTCGACGATATTTACGATACGCTTCATGACCATGATCAGCTAGACGACAAGACACTCCAAAAAGTAAGTAAGGACATTGAGAGCACACAACAAGTTATCGTAACAAAAGGGGAAGATTACATTGAACACGGCCAATTAACCAACGTACAAACCAAGCCTGTTACGATTATGAATAAAGTTCTTAATAGCTTTGAACAGCTAGATTACATTCAATTGAAATATATGGATAATGAAATGGAACAAGATTTTCTTACATTATACAATAAGCTTAAAGCGGAAATGGAGAAAATTGAAGAGGCATTACGTGTATAA